The Flavobacterium sp. 102 genomic interval GCCAATTAGCTATCGCTCGTGTCGCTCCTAAAACAAAAAACCCGTTCATTACTGAACGGGTTTTATATTTTGATAAGAGTTTGTTCTTATGCTTCGAAAGGAATAACAGAAACAAATGATTTGTTGTCTGATTTCTTTTGGAATTTCACTACTCCGGCAACTTTTGCATGTAAAGTATGATCTTTACCCATGTAAACGTTTTCTCCCGGATTGTGTTTAGAACCTCTTTGTCTAACGATGATATTTCCAGCAATGGCTGCTTGACCACCATAAATCTTAACACCTAAACGTTTCGATTCTGATTCTCTACCATTCTTAGAACTACCGACACCTTTCTTGTGAGCCATGACGTATAAGTTTTAAATATTAGTTGTTTTCTTCTGTTGCTGGAGCTTCAGTAGTTGCTTTTTTCGCTTTTGGCGCTTTTGGCTCTGCTGCTGCTTTTTCAGCTTTTGGTTCTGTAGCTTTCTCAGCTTTAGCCGCTTTTTTACCGCCGGTTGCGCTGATACCTTCAATTACAATTTGAGTAAGATACTGTCTGTGACCGTTTCTTTTCTTGAATCCTTTTCTTCTTTTCTTTTTGAAAACGATTACTTTGTCTCCTTTTAAGTGTTGTAACACTTTGGCTTCTACTGAAGCACCTTCTATAGCTGGGGCGCCTAAAGTAATGTTGCCATTATCGTCTAATAAAAGAACTTTGTCAAAAGAAACTTTTGAACCTTCTTCATTAGCCAAACGGTGAACATAAACTTTTAAGTCTTTGCTAACTTTAAATTGTTGCCCTGCTATCTCTACGATTGCGTACATAACAATGATGTTTAATTAATTTTTTAAGTGTGCAAATATACTACTATTTCTTTTACACACAACACTATCCTAAAAAAAGTTAACCTATAGCATTGAGCTTATCAGATAAAGGAATTGGAATTTTGATTAATACTAGAGTTTTTGGATAAAAAAAAGTATTTTTGTGTAACAAAACTAAAAGTTAGTTAACTAACTGAACAATCAACGAAAAAATTTCAATTTTTTATGAAAAAATCATTAATTGCTTTAAGTTCATTGCTTATGCTTGGAGGAACAGCGCATGCTCAAAAGGTAGCTTTTGAAGAGTACGATTTACCTAATGGTCTTCACGTAATTTTACACAACGATCCATCGGCTCCGGTAGTGATTACGTCTGTAATGTACCATGTAGGTTCTAAAGATGAAAATCCGGAAAGAACTGGATTTGCTCACTTTTTTGAACATTTATTATTCGAAGGAACTGAGAACATCAAAAGAGGTGAATGGTTTAAAATTGTAACTTCTAACGGAGGAACAAACAACGCCAACACTTCTGAAGACAGAACGTATTACTTCGAAGTTTTTCCTTCTAACAATACCGAATTAGGATTATGGATGGAATCTGAAAGATTAATGCATCCGGTAATCAACCAAATTGGTGTTGATACGCAAAACGAAGTAGTAAAAGAAGAAAAAAGACTACGCGTTGACAACCAACCTTACGGAAATTTAATTGCCGAGGTGAAGAAAAACATGTTTAAAAATCACCCATACCGTTGGGCACCAATTGGTTCTATGGACCATTTAGACGCAGCGACTTTGGAAGAATTTCAAGCATTTAACAAAAAATTCTATACGCCAAACAATGCGGTTTTAGTAGTGGCAGGTCAAATTGACATTGCGCAAACTAAAGCATGGATTGAAAAATATTTTGGCCCAATTCCAAGAGGTGTTGAAGTCAAAAAACAAACTTTCACAGAAGCACCGATTACGGAAACCATCAAAGCGACATACGAAGATCCAAACATCCAAAAAGCAATGATGGTTGCTGCTTACAGAATTCCGTCTATGAAAACGCGTGATGCTAGAGTGTTAGACATGATTTCTACTTATTTAAGCAATGGAAAAAGCTCAAAATTGTACAAAAAAATTGTTGACGATAAGAAAATGGCTTTGGTAGTTGCCGCTTTTAATTACGCTCAGGAAGATTATGGACAATACATTCTTTACGGAATGCCACAAGGCGAAAACACTTCGGCTGACTTAATCAGAGAAATTGATGAAGAAATCGTGAAATTACAAACCGAATTGATTTCTGAAAAAGATTTCCAAAAACTACAAAATATCAACGAAAGCAATTACGTTGATAATAATGCCAGCATCGAAGGTGTTGCCGAAAATTTAGCCACTTACTATTTGTTATATGGTGATGTTAATTTGATTAATACTGATATTGACATTTTGCGTTCCATTACTCGTGAAGAAATCAGAGAGGCAGCCAAAAAATATTTAAATCCTAATCAACGTTTGATTTTGGATTATGTTCCAGCGAAAGACAAAGCTCAAAACTAAGACTCAAAGTATCATGAAAAAAACAATTATAGTATTATCAAGCTTGTTTTTAACCCTTATTATGCAAGCACAAGACAGAACACAACCAAAACCAGGTCCGGCACCGGTTTTGAATATCAAAAAACCAACGACTTTTACTTTGCCAAACGGCTTGAAAGTTTTGGTCGTTGAAAACCACAAGTTACCAAGAGTTGCTTTTAGTTTAACCATCGACAATACGCCGTATGCTGAAGGTGATAAAAAAGGGGTTGCTGATTTAACCAGTAGCTTAATTGGTAACGGATCAACTAAAACTTCTAAAGATGTTTTCAACGAAGAAATTGATTTTCTTGGAGCGAATATTAATTTCTTCGCCTCCGGTGCCAGCGCTAGTGGTTTGTCAAAGCACTCTAAAAGAATTTTAGAATTAATGGCTGAAGGCGCTTTGATGCCAAACTTCACGCAAGAGGAATTTGACAAAGAAAGAGACAAATTAATTGAAGGCTTAAAAACCCAAGAAAAAAGTGTTACCGCTGTTGCCGGAAGAGTAGAAGGTGTTTTAGCTTATGGCAAAAGCCACCCGGCCGGAGAATATTTATCTGAAGAAACCATTAAAAATGTTTCTTTAGCTGATGTAAAAAACAACTACAGAACCTATTTTGTTCCACAGAACGCTTATCTTGTTGTAGTGGGTGATGTTAAAACCAAAGACGTTAAGAAAAACGTTGAGAAATTATTTGGTTCATGGGTAAAAGCTACGGCTCCTAATTTGACTTATTCTAACCCAACAAACGTTCAATACTCACAAATTAACTTTGTGGATATGCCAAACGCAGTACAATCTGAAATCACGATTTTAAATACGGTTAATTTAAAAATGTCTGATGCAGATTATTTTCCTGTGATTTTAGCCAACCAAGTATTTGGTGGAGATTTCAACAGTTACTTGAACATGAATTTAAGAGAAGCACATGGTTGGACATACGGCGCCCGATCTAGCGTAGGTTTCGACAAAAACATGTACAGCGTATTCAAAGCCAATACTCAAGTGAGAAACGCAGTTACGGATAGCGCTGTGGTAGAAGCTTTAAACGAATTGAAAAAAATCAGAACTGAAAAAGTAAGTGCAGACGTTTTAAATAGTGTTAAAGCTGGATATGTTGGTCGTTTCGTAATGCAAGTTGAAAAACCGGCTACCGTAGCACGTTATGCTTTGAACATTGAAACCGAAGGTTTACCAGCTGATTTTTATGAAAATTATATCAAAAACATCAATGCAGTTACTCCGGATGACATCATGAGAGTAGCTAACAAATATTTCTTAGCAGATAACTTAAGAATATTAGTGGTTGGAAAAGCATCTGAAGTACTTTCAGGTTTAGAAAGCAGAAAAATTCCAATTTTCTACTTTGATAAATTTGGTAACCCAACAGAGAAACCGGTAATGAAAAAAGCGGTTCCTGCAGGTGTAACGGTAAAAACCATTGTTGACGCTTATGTTGCTGCTATTGGTGGTGATAAAGCTGTTAAGTCAGTGAAATCTATCGCTTATTTAGGTTCTGCTAAAATACCTCAAGCGCCGATGCCAATTACTTACACTTCTAAGATTGACTCAAAAGGAAGATTAGCAGAAGAATTATCAATGGCCGGAATGGGTTCATTGATGAAACAAGTGGTTAATGGTAATACTGCTTATGCTTCTCAACAAGGGCAGAAAAAAGTTATGGAAGGCAAAGAATTAGCCGAAATGAAAGAAAGCGCTGTATTATTCAGCGAAACTTTATTGGCCTCTAAAGCCGGTGTAACGGTTACAGGTATTGAATCTCTAAACGGAAGCGATGTTTATACTGTAGTTGATGGTGACTCTACTTATTACTTTGATGTAAAATCAGGTTTAAAAGTTGCTGAAGCTTCAACGGTTGATCAAGGCGGACAAAAAGTAACTCAACTTACTACTTACGGTGATTACAGAGATGTAAAAGGTGTTAAAGTCCCTTTCAACCAAGTGATGAATGTTGGTTTCGAATTAGACATCAAAATGTCTGAAGTTAAAATCAACGAAGGTGTTACTGATGCCGATTTTCAATAATTGAAATTTCAATAGATAATAAAAAGACCGCTAGTGATAGTGGTCTTTTTTTTGTAAACCACTTAGAAACATAGAAAAAAATACCATTTACTCTAAAAAAGAGTGAAACGACTTAATAAAAGTTTCAAATTCTATATCTCTATGTGGTTAACCTTTCTGAGTTTTATTTTTTACTTGACAAGTAAACGCCTATCAAAATAATAAAAGCACCAATAAACTGAACCGGCGTCAACATTTCGTTATCTAACAATCCCCAAAAGAAAGCCACTACCGGAATTAAATAAGTTACCGAAGTCGCAAAAACAGGAGACGAAATCTGAATCAATTTATAAAAAAGCACATTGGCTATTCCGGTTCCAATGACACCCAAAATAGCGACATACATCATCGCATGTTGCACTTCTTCTACCTCAACTACCGAAAAGAAATCGGTAAAGGATAAAATGATTAAAGCCGGAAACAACATCACTAAAAAGTTTCCAACCGTTATGGTCAGTGGTTTTAAATCGGATAAATATTTTTTGATGAAATTCACATTCATCGCATAACAAATTGAAGCAATCAGTACCAATATCGTATACCAATAATTCTGATTCGGATTGTGAATCGCTCCGTTAAAAATCAATAACATTGTTCCGACAAGCCCAACGACTACGCCAAAGATTTGCGTTCGCTTGAAATCCAATCCAAAAACTATCGCGCCAAGGATTAGCGTATTCAAAGGCGTTAAAGAATTGAGTATCGAACTCACCGAACTATTAATTTCAGTTTGGGCAATCGCAAAAAGATAAGCCGGAATAAAGGTTCCAAAAAGCGACGTCAGCGCAATAAACTTCCATTTGTGTAACGGAATGGTCATTATATTTTTAAAGCCAACAATCAAGAGAAACAAAGCGCAAAAGATGATTCGAAGCGAACCCAACTGAAACGGATTCAAACTCACCAAACCTTTTTTAATAAGAATAAATGAACTTCCCCAAATCAAGGCAAGTACAATTAAAATAAACCATTTGAATTGTTGAGACTTCATATACAATTTTCAGACTTCAAATTTTGTAATTATTTTAAGAATAATAACTTTAATTTTTATTTATTTTTGTCCACACAAACAAGCAATTAAGAATTAAAAATAAATACCATGAATTTCACCAAATCATTATTAACCTTAGGTATGGCCTCAACCTTATTTTTCAGCTGTAAAGATACCGCAAGCAAGCCTACAACTGATGACACTAAAGAAGCTGCCGCAACAGAACAAAAAGCACCAACTGTTGCAGCTAAACCTGAAACAGCTACTTTTAAAATAGACGGCATGACTTGCTCGATGGGTTGTGCAAAAACTATTGAAAAAGAATTAGCGCACATGAACGGTGTGCAAAAAGCAACCGTTGATTTTGACAAAAAAGAAGCTACAGTCGAATTTGACGCAGCGGTTTTAACACCGGAAAAATTATTTGCAACAGTTGAAGCTACCGGAGACGGCACAACTTATAAAGTGGTTACTAATAAATAAAATTATATAAAAAAAGGAACTCAATTGAGTTCCTTTTTTATTTAGTTTGCTTCGCCAGTTCGCTTCGCTCGTGCCGCTCTGTTCGGCCTAACGGTCTCGGGTCCATTGAATGGTTTCCATCAATTGCTGCATGTCGTTTTTGATATAATCTGCCGCCGGCATAATTGAGTCAAAATTAGGTTTGGCATAAAAATAAACCGAACCGGTCACAAAATGTTTAATACTATCCGTAGCATAAAACTGAGCATTGGTTGCGGCATTTCCTCTTACTTGATAAAACATCCCATAAACTTTTTTATCAGGATTGATATAAGGTTGTTCCAAAATATCGTCGGCTTTGATTACGTGTTCGTAAGTCAGTTTTTGCGCATCTCTCAATAATTTATTGATGTCGCCATTTACCGGTTTATAGGTCAAATAAATGGTCGCCTTCATTTTTGGATAATGAATCGAAAAGCCACAGTTTCTATCTTCTTTGATAATCGCATCTTCATTGATATCAAAGGCAACCGGACAATGATTACTAAAAGGGGCATATTGTGCCAAAGGATAATCCAAACGCAATTGACTCGCGGGTTTAGGTAACGCATCATCTTTACAAGCGGTGAAACTCAAAAGCAAAACCACGGATAAAAATCCAATTATCTTATTTATCATTTTATATTATTCAAGTGTTACTTTTAGTTGTTTGATTCTCTTTTTATCAACGGCTTCGATGGTAAAATGCACCGACGAAAAAAGAATTTTTTGTCCTTTTTTGGGAAAATTACCCAATACTTCTAATATGAATCCGGCGAGTGTTTCTGCTTCACCTTTATTCTCTTCAAAAGCTTCTTCATCAACATCAACAATCCGGTAGAAATCCTTTAAGTTGATTTTGCCTTCAAACAGATAATTCTTGTCGTCAATTTGGGAGAAATTAATATTCTCATCATCAAACTCATCCGATATATCGCCAACAATTTCTTCGATAACATCTTCTAAAGAAACCAAACCTGATGTTCCGCCATATTCATCAACTACAATAGCCAAATGACTTTTCATCCGTTGGAAATCTTTAAGCAAATCATCCAACTTTTTATTTTCGGGTACAAAAAACGGCTCGCGCATTAATGGGTTCCAATCAAACTCTTTTTTGTGAATATGCGGAATCAAATCTTTCACAAAGAGTATGCCTTCGATATGATCGATACTTTCTCTGAAAATCGGAATCCTCGAATAACCCTTGTCAACGATTTTGGCATAAACATCCGCAAAAGATTCTTCAATTTCGAGCGCAAATATATCAATTCTCGGACTCATGACTTGCTTTGTGTCTGTATTTCCGAAAGAAACTATGCCTTCCAAAATTTTCTGTTCGTCAAAAGTAGTATCATCTGTAGAAGTCATTTCCAGTGCTTGCGACAATTGGTCTACTGAAATATTGGATTTTTGTCGACCTAATTTATCATGCAAAAAAACCGAAACTGCACGCATCGGCAGACTGATGGGTGAAAGCAATTGATCTAAAACAAACAAAGGATTTACTATAAACTTTGAGAATTTGATATTGTTCCGACTCGCATATACTTTAGGCAATACTTCTCCGAAAAGCAAAATTAGAAAA includes:
- the rpmA gene encoding 50S ribosomal protein L27, translated to MAHKKGVGSSKNGRESESKRLGVKIYGGQAAIAGNIIVRQRGSKHNPGENVYMGKDHTLHAKVAGVVKFQKKSDNKSFVSVIPFEA
- a CDS encoding heavy-metal-associated domain-containing protein, coding for MNFTKSLLTLGMASTLFFSCKDTASKPTTDDTKEAAATEQKAPTVAAKPETATFKIDGMTCSMGCAKTIEKELAHMNGVQKATVDFDKKEATVEFDAAVLTPEKLFATVEATGDGTTYKVVTNK
- the gldD gene encoding gliding motility lipoprotein GldD, which translates into the protein MINKIIGFLSVVLLLSFTACKDDALPKPASQLRLDYPLAQYAPFSNHCPVAFDINEDAIIKEDRNCGFSIHYPKMKATIYLTYKPVNGDINKLLRDAQKLTYEHVIKADDILEQPYINPDKKVYGMFYQVRGNAATNAQFYATDSIKHFVTGSVYFYAKPNFDSIMPAADYIKNDMQQLMETIQWTRDR
- a CDS encoding pitrilysin family protein — translated: MKKSLIALSSLLMLGGTAHAQKVAFEEYDLPNGLHVILHNDPSAPVVITSVMYHVGSKDENPERTGFAHFFEHLLFEGTENIKRGEWFKIVTSNGGTNNANTSEDRTYYFEVFPSNNTELGLWMESERLMHPVINQIGVDTQNEVVKEEKRLRVDNQPYGNLIAEVKKNMFKNHPYRWAPIGSMDHLDAATLEEFQAFNKKFYTPNNAVLVVAGQIDIAQTKAWIEKYFGPIPRGVEVKKQTFTEAPITETIKATYEDPNIQKAMMVAAYRIPSMKTRDARVLDMISTYLSNGKSSKLYKKIVDDKKMALVVAAFNYAQEDYGQYILYGMPQGENTSADLIREIDEEIVKLQTELISEKDFQKLQNINESNYVDNNASIEGVAENLATYYLLYGDVNLINTDIDILRSITREEIREAAKKYLNPNQRLILDYVPAKDKAQN
- a CDS encoding DMT family transporter; the protein is MKSQQFKWFILIVLALIWGSSFILIKKGLVSLNPFQLGSLRIIFCALFLLIVGFKNIMTIPLHKWKFIALTSLFGTFIPAYLFAIAQTEINSSVSSILNSLTPLNTLILGAIVFGLDFKRTQIFGVVVGLVGTMLLIFNGAIHNPNQNYWYTILVLIASICYAMNVNFIKKYLSDLKPLTITVGNFLVMLFPALIILSFTDFFSVVEVEEVQHAMMYVAILGVIGTGIANVLFYKLIQISSPVFATSVTYLIPVVAFFWGLLDNEMLTPVQFIGAFIILIGVYLSSKK
- a CDS encoding insulinase family protein, with protein sequence MKKTIIVLSSLFLTLIMQAQDRTQPKPGPAPVLNIKKPTTFTLPNGLKVLVVENHKLPRVAFSLTIDNTPYAEGDKKGVADLTSSLIGNGSTKTSKDVFNEEIDFLGANINFFASGASASGLSKHSKRILELMAEGALMPNFTQEEFDKERDKLIEGLKTQEKSVTAVAGRVEGVLAYGKSHPAGEYLSEETIKNVSLADVKNNYRTYFVPQNAYLVVVGDVKTKDVKKNVEKLFGSWVKATAPNLTYSNPTNVQYSQINFVDMPNAVQSEITILNTVNLKMSDADYFPVILANQVFGGDFNSYLNMNLREAHGWTYGARSSVGFDKNMYSVFKANTQVRNAVTDSAVVEALNELKKIRTEKVSADVLNSVKAGYVGRFVMQVEKPATVARYALNIETEGLPADFYENYIKNINAVTPDDIMRVANKYFLADNLRILVVGKASEVLSGLESRKIPIFYFDKFGNPTEKPVMKKAVPAGVTVKTIVDAYVAAIGGDKAVKSVKSIAYLGSAKIPQAPMPITYTSKIDSKGRLAEELSMAGMGSLMKQVVNGNTAYASQQGQKKVMEGKELAEMKESAVLFSETLLASKAGVTVTGIESLNGSDVYTVVDGDSTYYFDVKSGLKVAEASTVDQGGQKVTQLTTYGDYRDVKGVKVPFNQVMNVGFELDIKMSEVKINEGVTDADFQ
- the rplU gene encoding 50S ribosomal protein L21; translation: MYAIVEIAGQQFKVSKDLKVYVHRLANEEGSKVSFDKVLLLDDNGNITLGAPAIEGASVEAKVLQHLKGDKVIVFKKKRRKGFKKRNGHRQYLTQIVIEGISATGGKKAAKAEKATEPKAEKAAAEPKAPKAKKATTEAPATEENN
- the gldE gene encoding gliding motility-associated protein GldE; this translates as MDPEPSLTFLDNLDTNLLFGIIAIALLLFCSAMISAAEVALFSLSQNDLTKLASENQRKANLVSKLLQKPKKLLATLLLANNFVNIGVVIIFSFVGNSVFADIESPVIKFVVEVILITFLILLFGEVLPKVYASRNNIKFSKFIVNPLFVLDQLLSPISLPMRAVSVFLHDKLGRQKSNISVDQLSQALEMTSTDDTTFDEQKILEGIVSFGNTDTKQVMSPRIDIFALEIEESFADVYAKIVDKGYSRIPIFRESIDHIEGILFVKDLIPHIHKKEFDWNPLMREPFFVPENKKLDDLLKDFQRMKSHLAIVVDEYGGTSGLVSLEDVIEEIVGDISDEFDDENINFSQIDDKNYLFEGKINLKDFYRIVDVDEEAFEENKGEAETLAGFILEVLGNFPKKGQKILFSSVHFTIEAVDKKRIKQLKVTLE